One region of Humidesulfovibrio mexicanus genomic DNA includes:
- a CDS encoding FUSC family protein, whose product MNLPEHLALRLNASQLRHALRTAIAATITFALTLLLNLEQGYWAVFSSILVMQAHVGGSIAASWARLLGTASGALLGALSATAADAWLGAGVSGLGAAMFVTVFFCALLASQNENLRLAGLTAAVVICLHGVMGGSALEIGLWRFLEVGLGIVVALAVSLAWPSHARVVLRYGLGKGLTELSALLATLLETRLGGGYDAGRVFHRKDAVLRLLLRNRQLLSAALREPGTAAQGGELSTLLELEDRMAEHLLAMAHAVENAPPEGFHRHLSDELRELGEALEEAMTGLGRAVATKAPPPAAAAPRLGAALAAAGDKLLDLRRQRTIAVYDLDEVMHFYSFYHALREAARLVLAELWRRGGVEATAPRPPESAR is encoded by the coding sequence ATGAACCTGCCTGAACACCTTGCCTTGCGCCTCAACGCATCCCAACTGCGCCACGCCCTGCGCACGGCCATCGCGGCCACCATCACCTTTGCGCTGACGCTGCTGCTCAACCTGGAGCAGGGCTACTGGGCGGTATTCTCGTCCATCCTGGTGATGCAGGCGCACGTGGGCGGCTCCATCGCGGCCAGTTGGGCGCGGCTTCTGGGCACGGCCAGCGGCGCGCTTTTGGGCGCGCTTTCGGCCACCGCGGCCGACGCCTGGCTGGGTGCGGGCGTGTCGGGCCTGGGCGCGGCCATGTTCGTCACGGTGTTCTTCTGCGCGCTTTTGGCCTCGCAGAACGAAAACCTGCGTCTTGCGGGCCTCACGGCCGCGGTGGTCATCTGCCTGCACGGGGTCATGGGCGGCAGCGCCCTGGAGATAGGGCTGTGGCGTTTTCTGGAGGTCGGGCTGGGCATCGTGGTGGCGTTGGCCGTGTCGCTAGCCTGGCCCTCCCATGCGCGGGTGGTGCTGCGCTATGGGCTGGGCAAAGGGCTGACGGAACTCTCGGCGCTGCTGGCGACGCTTCTGGAGACCCGGCTGGGCGGCGGCTACGACGCCGGGCGCGTGTTCCACCGCAAGGACGCTGTGCTGCGGCTTCTGCTGCGCAACCGGCAGCTGCTGTCTGCGGCGCTGCGCGAACCGGGCACGGCGGCGCAGGGCGGGGAACTTTCAACGCTGCTGGAGCTGGAGGACCGGATGGCGGAGCATTTGCTGGCCATGGCCCACGCCGTGGAGAACGCGCCGCCCGAAGGGTTCCACCGGCACCTGTCCGATGAGCTGCGGGAGTTGGGCGAGGCGCTGGAAGAGGCCATGACCGGGCTGGGCCGCGCCGTCGCCACCAAGGCGCCCCCCCCGGCGGCAGCGGCCCCGCGGCTAGGGGCGGCCCTTGCCGCAGCGGGCGACAAGCTGCTCGACCTGCGCCGCCAGCGCACCATTGCGGTGTACGACCTGGACGAGGTGATGCACTTCTACTCGTTCTACCACGCCCTGCGCGAGGCCGCGCGACTGGTGCTGGCCGAGCTGTGGCGCCGGGGCGGGGTGGAGGCTACCGCGCCTCGGCCCCCAGAAAGCGCCCGGTGA
- the dnaE gene encoding DNA polymerase III subunit alpha codes for MSDFVHLHCHSEYSLLDGAIRIKDLCSRAKDLGMPAVALTDHGNMHGALVFRQKALDTGIKPIIGCEVYVAPGPREDKSQTSSRQAAYHLVLLAQNRTGYQNLIKLVSEGYLTGFHYKPRVDKALLRDYSEGLIALSACLAGEVNRTLLTKGLDSGIAVAREYADIFPGRFYLELQENGIADQTRANEMMLEVMRETGLPPVATNDCHYLTRDDAEAHDVLLCIGTQRTVLDKDRMRMNTDQLYFKTMEEMEAAFAYCPEAISNTVKIAEMCDVELELGQHHFPVYELSEGQSIDSEFERMAREGLKKRLAALTYEVDQDAYWQRLEYELGVIKEMGFPAYFLIVQDFINWAKDQKIPVGPGRGSAAGSLVAWALKITNLDPLPYDLLFERFLNIERVSMPDIDVDFCERRRLEVVAYVAGKYGRDHVAQITTFGTMKAKAAIRDVGRALGMTFADTDRIAKLVPEEMKMTISKALEKEPELQAMAVGNPQVEKLIDVSKRLEGLSRHASTHAAGIVISDKPMLDYLPLYKGKEGEIVTQYDMKLVEKVGLIKFDFLGLRTMTVVEDALDIIERTGKPRPDLETLALDDPATYEIFCTGDTDGIFQVESSGMRKYLRMLKPTCFEDIIAMLALYRPGPLGSGMVDEFIKRKHGQIEVTYPHPSLEETLKPTYGVIVYQEQVMSCARVIANYTLGGADLLRRAMGKKKPEEMAKQRQKFMEGARENKIAEATAAEIFDLMEKFAEYGFNKSHSAAYALISYYTAWLKAHHPVEFMAALISSELANTDKVFTYINACREMQIAVVPPNVNMSESRFSVQEGKVVFGLAGIKGVGEDAVGEIVDERLQNGPFRDIYDLCERVNLRKINKRTLEALIKAGALDCLGKTRAGHMAALDRAVSMGQKKAKEKAQGMISMLDMLGGGGSATAEATAPLVTDEDVPEWGDEEKMRLEKEALGFFLSSHPLLRFRHELQRLNLTSLAEIKELPGGMMVRVAALVTSLREYINKKGDKMAFLQLEDLTGTGECTLFANVYAEAKELLGQDQPLVFEGKVDVRTKPGEEEGPRESKMLADNVKLLAQVAAQSFEPARIPAREEHCGPDRLDALKQLLCRHPGSVPVMLDLHLPEAVCTLKLGERYHICACPEFWADVEKWRGAAQGAAGR; via the coding sequence ATGTCGGATTTCGTGCACCTGCATTGTCACAGCGAATACAGCCTGCTTGACGGCGCCATACGCATCAAGGATCTTTGCTCACGCGCCAAGGACCTGGGGATGCCCGCCGTGGCCCTGACCGACCACGGCAACATGCACGGGGCTTTGGTGTTCCGGCAAAAGGCGCTGGATACCGGCATCAAGCCCATCATCGGCTGCGAGGTGTACGTGGCCCCCGGCCCGCGCGAAGACAAAAGCCAGACCAGCTCGCGCCAGGCCGCCTACCACCTGGTGCTGCTGGCGCAGAACCGCACCGGCTACCAGAACCTCATCAAGCTGGTGAGCGAGGGCTACCTGACAGGCTTCCATTACAAGCCCCGCGTGGACAAGGCGCTTTTGCGCGACTATTCTGAGGGGCTCATCGCCCTTTCCGCCTGCCTGGCGGGCGAGGTCAACCGCACGCTGCTCACCAAGGGGCTGGACTCCGGCATCGCCGTGGCGCGCGAGTACGCCGACATCTTTCCCGGACGCTTCTACCTGGAACTGCAGGAAAACGGCATCGCCGACCAGACCCGCGCCAACGAGATGATGCTTGAGGTCATGCGCGAGACCGGGCTGCCCCCGGTGGCCACCAACGACTGCCACTACCTCACCCGGGACGACGCCGAGGCCCACGACGTGCTGCTCTGCATCGGCACCCAGCGCACGGTTCTGGACAAGGACCGTATGCGCATGAACACTGACCAGCTCTACTTCAAGACCATGGAGGAGATGGAGGCCGCCTTCGCCTACTGCCCGGAGGCCATCAGCAACACGGTCAAAATAGCCGAGATGTGCGATGTTGAGCTGGAGCTTGGACAGCACCACTTCCCGGTCTACGAACTGTCCGAGGGCCAGAGCATCGACTCCGAGTTCGAGCGCATGGCGCGCGAAGGCCTCAAAAAGCGCCTGGCGGCCCTGACCTACGAGGTGGACCAGGACGCCTACTGGCAACGCCTGGAGTACGAGCTCGGCGTCATCAAGGAGATGGGCTTCCCGGCGTACTTCCTCATCGTGCAGGACTTCATCAACTGGGCCAAGGACCAGAAGATCCCGGTGGGGCCGGGGCGCGGCTCCGCAGCGGGGTCGCTGGTGGCCTGGGCGCTCAAGATCACCAACCTCGACCCCCTGCCCTACGATCTGCTGTTCGAGCGCTTCCTGAACATCGAACGCGTCAGTATGCCGGACATCGACGTGGACTTCTGCGAACGCCGCCGCCTGGAGGTGGTGGCCTACGTCGCGGGCAAATACGGCCGCGACCATGTGGCCCAGATCACCACCTTCGGCACCATGAAGGCCAAGGCCGCCATCCGCGACGTGGGCCGGGCCCTGGGCATGACCTTCGCCGACACCGACCGCATCGCCAAGCTGGTGCCCGAAGAGATGAAGATGACCATCTCCAAGGCCCTGGAAAAGGAGCCCGAACTCCAGGCCATGGCCGTGGGCAATCCCCAGGTGGAGAAGCTCATCGACGTGTCCAAGCGTCTGGAGGGGCTCTCGCGCCACGCCAGCACCCACGCGGCGGGCATCGTCATCTCCGACAAGCCCATGCTCGACTACCTTCCTTTATATAAGGGGAAGGAGGGTGAAATCGTCACCCAGTACGACATGAAGCTGGTGGAAAAGGTCGGCCTCATCAAGTTCGACTTCCTGGGTCTGCGCACCATGACCGTGGTGGAGGACGCGCTCGACATCATCGAGCGCACGGGCAAGCCCCGGCCCGACCTGGAGACCCTGGCCCTCGACGACCCCGCCACCTACGAAATTTTCTGCACCGGCGACACCGACGGCATCTTCCAGGTGGAATCCAGCGGAATGCGCAAGTATCTGCGGATGCTCAAGCCCACCTGCTTCGAGGACATCATCGCCATGCTCGCCCTGTACCGGCCAGGGCCGCTGGGCTCCGGCATGGTGGACGAATTCATCAAGCGCAAGCACGGGCAAATCGAAGTCACCTACCCGCATCCGTCCCTGGAGGAGACGCTGAAGCCCACCTACGGCGTCATCGTGTACCAGGAACAGGTCATGAGCTGCGCACGGGTCATCGCCAACTACACCCTCGGCGGCGCGGACCTGCTGCGCCGCGCCATGGGCAAAAAGAAGCCCGAGGAGATGGCCAAGCAGCGCCAGAAGTTCATGGAGGGCGCCCGCGAGAACAAGATCGCCGAGGCCACGGCCGCGGAAATCTTCGACCTCATGGAAAAATTCGCGGAATACGGCTTCAACAAGTCGCACTCCGCCGCCTACGCCCTCATCAGCTACTACACCGCCTGGCTCAAGGCCCACCATCCGGTGGAGTTCATGGCCGCGCTCATCAGCTCGGAACTCGCCAACACGGACAAGGTCTTCACCTACATCAACGCCTGCCGCGAAATGCAGATCGCCGTGGTGCCGCCCAACGTCAACATGAGCGAGAGCCGCTTCTCCGTGCAGGAAGGCAAGGTGGTCTTCGGCCTGGCGGGCATCAAGGGCGTTGGCGAGGACGCCGTGGGCGAGATCGTGGACGAACGCCTGCAAAACGGCCCCTTCCGCGACATCTATGACCTCTGCGAGCGCGTGAACCTGCGCAAGATCAACAAGCGCACCCTGGAGGCCCTCATCAAGGCCGGCGCGCTGGACTGCCTGGGCAAGACCCGCGCCGGGCACATGGCCGCGCTGGACCGCGCCGTGTCCATGGGCCAGAAGAAGGCCAAGGAAAAGGCCCAAGGCATGATCTCCATGCTGGACATGCTGGGCGGCGGCGGTTCGGCCACAGCCGAAGCCACAGCCCCCCTCGTGACCGACGAGGACGTGCCCGAGTGGGGCGACGAGGAAAAGATGCGCCTGGAAAAGGAGGCGCTCGGCTTCTTCCTCTCCAGCCATCCGCTGCTGCGCTTCCGCCACGAGCTGCAACGCCTGAACCTCACCAGCCTGGCCGAAATCAAGGAGCTTCCCGGCGGCATGATGGTGCGCGTGGCCGCGCTGGTCACGTCCTTGCGCGAATACATCAACAAAAAGGGCGACAAGATGGCCTTCCTGCAACTGGAAGACCTCACCGGCACGGGCGAGTGCACGCTGTTCGCCAACGTCTACGCCGAGGCCAAGGAGCTGCTCGGCCAGGACCAGCCGCTGGTGTTCGAGGGCAAGGTGGACGTGCGCACCAAGCCCGGCGAGGAGGAAGGCCCGCGCGAGTCCAAGATGCTGGCCGACAACGTGAAGCTGCTCGCCCAGGTGGCGGCGCAAAGCTTCGAGCCTGCGCGCATCCCCGCCCGCGAGGAGCACTGCGGCCCGGATCGCCTGGACGCCCTCAAGCAGCTGCTGTGCCGCCACCCCGGGAGCGTGCCCGTCATGCTGGACCTGCACCTGCCCGAGGCCGTGTGCACCCTGAAGCTCGGCGAGCGCTACCACATCTGCGCCTGCCCGGAATTCTGGGCCGATGTGGAAAAATGGCGCGGCGCGGCGCAAGGGGCAGCGGGACGCTAG